A stretch of the Phycisphaerales bacterium genome encodes the following:
- the rarD gene encoding EamA family transporter RarD, which produces MSWLYVSEFLSGPDPAILCDTVPTLTHNQNDKNATTGVVLAILAYGWWAVVTPLFFWVLKDINAFELVAWRVLLGLPMLILLLLCIGRLNEFIDAVTTPRVLGVLVLTAGFISVNWFVFIWAVVTDRLSEASLGYYINPIVSVILGMVFLGERLRKFQWVAVGLAVTGVAVLAIRVGGVPWISLALAGSFGLYGLTRKQVKCEAAAGLTVEMLVVFPFMLVGVLIVHSKDGSAVTTENWWMALLIIFSGIITIVPLVCFAGAARRLRLSTVGLLQYIAPTGQLILAVLVFNEPFGADRIAAFALIWLAVICYSTDSLRAHSTAPVMSDQ; this is translated from the coding sequence ATGTCATGGCTTTATGTCTCAGAATTCTTATCAGGGCCAGACCCTGCTATTCTTTGCGATACTGTGCCCACTCTAACACACAACCAGAATGACAAAAACGCCACCACCGGCGTTGTTTTAGCAATCCTTGCCTATGGCTGGTGGGCTGTTGTCACACCCTTGTTTTTCTGGGTGCTCAAAGATATTAATGCTTTTGAGCTGGTCGCCTGGCGCGTCTTACTTGGCTTACCAATGCTCATTTTGCTTTTACTCTGCATCGGCCGTCTCAATGAGTTCATCGATGCAGTAACCACACCGCGGGTTTTAGGTGTATTGGTTTTGACCGCTGGCTTCATTTCCGTGAATTGGTTCGTGTTTATTTGGGCTGTTGTCACTGACAGGCTCAGCGAGGCAAGCCTCGGCTACTACATCAACCCCATTGTCTCTGTGATACTTGGAATGGTCTTTCTTGGTGAACGCCTTCGAAAATTCCAGTGGGTTGCCGTTGGACTCGCTGTTACAGGCGTTGCTGTTTTAGCAATACGTGTTGGCGGTGTGCCTTGGATCTCACTTGCATTAGCAGGGTCGTTTGGGCTTTATGGACTGACGCGCAAGCAAGTAAAATGTGAAGCTGCTGCCGGACTTACTGTAGAAATGCTTGTGGTTTTTCCATTCATGCTGGTTGGCGTTTTAATTGTGCACTCAAAAGATGGGAGCGCTGTCACCACTGAAAACTGGTGGATGGCTTTACTTATCATATTCAGTGGAATCATCACCATTGTTCCACTAGTTTGCTTCGCTGGAGCAGCTCGCCGTTTGAGACTTTCAACTGTTGGCCTGCTTCAGTACATCGCACCAACTGGTCAGCTTATTCTAGCTGTGCTGGTCTTTAACGAACCATTCGGTGCTGATCGCATTGCCGCTTTTGCATTAATTTGGCTGGCTGTCATCTGCTATTCGACTGATTCACTTCGTGCGCATTCCACAGCACCAGTCATGAGCGATCAATAG
- a CDS encoding multidrug efflux RND transporter permease subunit, translating into MTGFFINRPIFATAIAILMLLAGAISILALPIAQFPNIAPGTVNVTAGYTGASAAVTERLLTEPLETQINGVEGMIYMSSSSTANGSSIITVTFDIGYDLNIGAVDIQNRVQTAQAQLPEVTQRAGISIVKASQDLTMIINLISPNGTYDGVYLGNYAQINIVDPLTRVPGVGEVDNFGVLNYSIRVWLDPEKMAGLGITTNDVIDAVNYQNTDVAAGVIGQPPMPGTPATQYQLNTLGQLRTTEQFNDIVVRANDDGSVVYVKDIGRVELGAQSYTSNTRCNGKGAATLGIFQLPGSNALDVANGIVAELESLSKTFPADLEYQVTFNLTDFVKVSMEELVYTLLEAIGLVIIVVFVFLQNWRTTLIPIIAIPVSLICTFAVMAAVGFSINTLSLLGLVLAVGLVVDDAIVVVENVERQLESGIKDIRAATRQAMKEVTGPIVATTLVLMAVFVPTAFMPGITGLLYNQFALTIAFAVGLSAFNSLSLSPALCGVMLRPRKEKERKFAPARWFNKSFDWTSDKYHRLVEKSAKLWWIVAIIFVALLIWTWFAISTRPTGFVPAEDQGWFFAVAELPPGSALSRTQAVEAEAVAAILKNPNVADVVSVSGLNFISNTASSNFSVFFIILKPWDERKTEESQIPGIIKVVSESLAPIEGAMVIPFNAPAIPGLGTTGGAQIQIEALAGQSPEEVSKITNQYIEEGLKNPVIGALFTDFKVDYPQIELNIDRVQAQILGVGIGDLFTTLNVYLASYYVNNYNQYGQVYQVNVMADGIAREEPEDILKLYVENSQGEAIPFSELMTLDFTTGPVNIPHYNMYRTAEVIGGPAPGYSGGALITAMEEVANEVLIPNGFGWEWTSMVYQAKQAGSWAPIIFGLGIICVFLVLACLYESWSMPFMIILAVPLAILGAALGLQIAGLSLDIYGQIGLLMLIGLAAKNAILIVEFAKGQREQGAGVIEAAATAAKMRLRPILMTAFAFIFGVVPLVLASGAGANSRHSIGTVVLGGMVASTILSLLVVPVLYVVIELLREKMGIRPTILMEREARAQAEQVEANRLAVESLQKQIDLNKPDASSGGHKPS; encoded by the coding sequence GTGACTGGTTTTTTCATCAATAGACCGATTTTTGCTACGGCTATCGCGATTCTTATGTTGCTGGCCGGAGCGATTTCTATTTTGGCGTTGCCAATCGCCCAGTTTCCAAATATTGCACCTGGCACAGTCAATGTCACTGCAGGTTATACCGGTGCAAGTGCTGCAGTGACTGAGCGACTTCTGACCGAGCCACTTGAAACTCAGATCAATGGTGTGGAGGGCATGATTTATATGTCCTCAAGCTCTACCGCCAATGGCTCCTCTATCATCACCGTTACATTCGATATTGGCTACGACCTCAATATCGGTGCCGTTGACATTCAGAATCGTGTGCAGACAGCGCAAGCTCAGTTGCCTGAAGTCACACAGCGAGCGGGCATTTCAATTGTGAAGGCTTCGCAAGATCTGACGATGATCATCAACCTCATCTCGCCGAACGGCACCTATGACGGTGTTTATCTAGGTAACTATGCGCAGATTAATATCGTAGATCCACTGACGCGTGTTCCTGGTGTCGGAGAAGTCGACAATTTCGGCGTCCTTAACTACTCCATCCGGGTATGGCTTGACCCTGAGAAGATGGCAGGCCTTGGCATTACGACAAATGATGTTATTGACGCAGTCAACTATCAAAATACAGATGTGGCTGCTGGTGTTATTGGGCAGCCTCCTATGCCTGGAACGCCTGCAACTCAATATCAGCTCAATACACTTGGCCAATTGCGCACAACCGAACAATTTAATGACATTGTCGTTCGAGCAAATGATGATGGATCAGTTGTTTATGTCAAAGATATTGGTCGTGTTGAGCTAGGAGCACAATCGTATACATCAAACACAAGATGCAATGGAAAAGGGGCGGCAACACTTGGCATCTTTCAGTTGCCTGGATCCAATGCTCTGGATGTTGCTAATGGAATAGTCGCTGAGCTTGAGTCCTTAAGTAAAACTTTTCCAGCTGACTTGGAATACCAGGTTACATTCAATTTGACAGACTTCGTCAAGGTCTCAATGGAAGAATTGGTTTACACCCTTCTTGAGGCAATTGGATTAGTCATTATTGTCGTCTTCGTATTTTTGCAGAACTGGCGAACAACGCTTATTCCGATTATCGCCATACCTGTTTCACTGATCTGCACATTTGCAGTCATGGCTGCGGTTGGATTTTCAATCAACACTCTTTCGTTGCTTGGCTTAGTGCTTGCAGTTGGGCTTGTGGTTGATGACGCCATTGTGGTCGTAGAGAACGTAGAGCGACAATTAGAATCGGGCATTAAGGATATTCGCGCGGCGACGCGGCAGGCGATGAAAGAAGTAACTGGTCCCATCGTGGCGACCACTTTGGTTTTGATGGCGGTCTTTGTGCCAACAGCATTTATGCCTGGCATAACAGGCCTACTTTATAACCAGTTTGCACTGACAATTGCCTTTGCTGTCGGTCTTTCGGCATTCAATTCTCTTTCACTTAGCCCTGCACTTTGCGGTGTCATGCTGAGGCCAAGAAAAGAGAAAGAAAGAAAGTTCGCACCTGCTCGTTGGTTTAATAAATCGTTCGATTGGACTTCAGATAAGTACCATCGCCTCGTTGAAAAATCCGCCAAGTTATGGTGGATCGTTGCCATTATCTTCGTGGCATTGCTCATTTGGACTTGGTTTGCAATATCAACCAGGCCAACAGGTTTTGTGCCAGCAGAGGATCAGGGCTGGTTTTTTGCTGTTGCTGAGCTTCCCCCTGGAAGCGCCTTAAGCCGAACACAGGCTGTTGAGGCTGAAGCCGTAGCGGCCATATTGAAAAACCCAAATGTTGCAGATGTCGTTTCAGTTTCGGGTTTAAATTTCATCTCGAATACAGCTTCTTCAAACTTTTCAGTTTTCTTTATCATTCTAAAACCCTGGGATGAACGTAAAACTGAAGAGTCTCAGATTCCTGGAATCATTAAGGTTGTTTCAGAGTCATTGGCCCCTATTGAAGGAGCAATGGTAATTCCCTTCAATGCGCCAGCCATTCCTGGACTCGGAACGACTGGTGGTGCTCAGATTCAAATCGAAGCGCTCGCCGGTCAGTCGCCGGAGGAAGTTTCGAAAATTACCAATCAGTACATCGAAGAAGGATTAAAGAATCCGGTCATTGGCGCATTGTTTACAGATTTCAAAGTCGACTATCCGCAGATTGAACTCAATATTGATCGTGTGCAGGCGCAGATTTTGGGCGTGGGTATCGGTGATCTATTCACAACGTTGAATGTGTATTTGGCTTCGTACTATGTAAATAATTACAACCAATACGGCCAGGTTTATCAGGTCAATGTGATGGCCGATGGAATTGCTCGTGAAGAGCCTGAAGATATTCTGAAACTCTATGTCGAGAACAGCCAGGGTGAGGCAATTCCATTCTCTGAATTGATGACACTTGATTTCACGACTGGGCCTGTCAATATTCCGCATTACAACATGTACCGGACCGCTGAAGTCATTGGCGGACCGGCACCAGGTTATTCAGGCGGAGCCCTCATTACGGCCATGGAAGAAGTGGCTAATGAAGTTCTCATTCCAAATGGATTTGGTTGGGAATGGACATCAATGGTTTATCAGGCCAAGCAAGCAGGTTCGTGGGCGCCAATCATCTTTGGACTTGGCATTATCTGCGTATTCCTGGTTCTCGCGTGCCTTTATGAGAGCTGGTCAATGCCGTTTATGATTATTCTTGCTGTGCCATTAGCAATTCTGGGTGCGGCGCTTGGGCTTCAGATTGCTGGTCTATCTTTAGATATTTATGGTCAGATCGGATTACTCATGCTCATTGGATTGGCAGCAAAGAACGCCATTCTGATTGTTGAGTTCGCGAAAGGTCAAAGAGAGCAAGGTGCTGGCGTCATTGAGGCTGCAGCAACAGCAGCAAAAATGCGTTTGAGGCCAATTCTTATGACCGCCTTTGCATTTATTTTCGGCGTGGTGCCTCTTGTTCTAGCAAGTGGTGCTGGAGCGAATTCGCGTCACTCGATTGGCACGGTGGTTCTGGGCGGCATGGTTGCCTCAACAATCTTGAGTCTGCTCGTGGTGCCTGTTTTATACGTGGTCATCGAGCTACTTCGAGAAAAAATGGGCATTCGGCCAACTATTCTTATGGAGCGTGAGGCCCGTGCTCAGGCAGAACAAGTAGAAGCAAATAGACTTGCTGTTGAAAGTCTGCAGAAGCAGATCGATTTGAATAAACCAGACGCATCAAGTGGTGGTCATAAGCCTTCGTAG
- a CDS encoding efflux RND transporter periplasmic adaptor subunit, protein MQHVHGRIQTIKSSVFTIVVLSMITGFGMATVGCKKADASKKDASTTPPPPEVVAVKVISKDVPDYKYYPGITQAVIQADMVARVEGYLEERSFVEGSDVEAGQRLYLIQQDEYEAALAEAVASLAEAKANLSFERFTRDETARAMSKGAATEYEMDQAQANYEVGLARVASAQASLINAELNLSYTDVIAPFAGRIGDTKINVGNLVGPNMNTTLATLVMLDPMRVIFEPAGNDLTDFSIAREAGNLDVQVTVAGTDGSKTEYNGVLDLIDNEVNQQTSTFLARAVFPNKKKQVLPGMYVNLRIRLRMLPNTMVVPDDAVRSGPRDQYVFIINSDDEIARQIVMTGSIYKGFRVIKSGLKIGQQVLVAGDPTKVKANVKVKVQLKDADAFVEEVNKKAMEAASTSSGVDTNASSEKAKQGKTQESSAPKESGSSSKTNTPSEKPKTDEASSGANEAPQSVSGGADSQ, encoded by the coding sequence ATGCAACATGTTCATGGACGAATACAGACTATAAAAAGTAGTGTCTTTACTATTGTCGTACTGAGCATGATCACTGGCTTCGGTATGGCCACCGTAGGTTGCAAAAAGGCTGATGCCAGCAAAAAAGATGCGTCAACAACACCGCCACCTCCTGAGGTAGTCGCCGTTAAGGTTATTTCAAAGGATGTGCCCGACTATAAGTACTACCCAGGAATCACCCAGGCTGTGATTCAAGCTGACATGGTTGCGCGGGTGGAGGGGTATCTCGAGGAACGCAGTTTTGTGGAAGGAAGTGATGTTGAAGCGGGTCAACGGTTGTATTTGATCCAGCAGGATGAGTATGAGGCTGCACTCGCTGAAGCGGTGGCCTCCTTAGCGGAGGCCAAAGCTAATCTTTCCTTCGAGAGATTCACTCGTGATGAAACCGCTCGTGCAATGAGTAAAGGTGCGGCGACTGAATATGAGATGGATCAGGCTCAGGCGAATTATGAAGTTGGTCTTGCTCGGGTTGCGTCTGCTCAGGCAAGTCTTATCAATGCGGAGCTCAATCTCTCATATACCGATGTGATTGCACCCTTTGCAGGTCGTATTGGTGATACGAAGATCAATGTTGGGAATCTTGTTGGCCCCAACATGAACACAACACTGGCAACGTTGGTGATGCTGGATCCGATGCGTGTCATCTTTGAGCCAGCAGGAAATGATTTGACCGACTTCTCCATCGCACGAGAAGCAGGTAATTTAGATGTTCAGGTGACTGTTGCGGGCACAGATGGTTCAAAGACTGAATACAACGGTGTCCTAGATTTGATCGACAATGAAGTGAATCAACAGACATCCACATTCTTGGCAAGAGCCGTTTTTCCAAATAAAAAGAAGCAAGTGCTACCCGGTATGTATGTGAATCTTCGCATTAGGCTCCGCATGCTTCCAAACACCATGGTTGTTCCAGACGATGCGGTTCGTAGTGGCCCTCGCGATCAATATGTATTCATCATCAACAGTGATGATGAGATTGCGCGTCAGATTGTCATGACCGGTTCTATCTACAAAGGATTTCGTGTTATCAAGTCAGGCCTGAAGATTGGTCAGCAAGTGCTCGTTGCCGGTGATCCAACCAAGGTAAAGGCTAATGTGAAGGTTAAAGTCCAGCTCAAAGATGCAGATGCATTTGTAGAGGAAGTAAACAAAAAAGCGATGGAAGCTGCATCTACATCGAGTGGTGTTGATACGAATGCTTCTTCAGAGAAAGCCAAGCAGGGGAAGACGCAAGAATCGTCGGCTCCAAAAGAGTCGGGATCTAGTTCCAAAACCAATACGCCGTCAGAGAAACCAAAAACAGATGAGGCAAGTAGTGGTGCTAATGAAGCCCCTCAGTCCGTCAGTGGAGGGGCTGATAGCCAGTGA
- a CDS encoding peroxiredoxin: MALQLGDTAPDFTQDSTEGSISFHDWIGDGWCVLFSHPADYTPVCTTELGAAASLKGDFEKRNVKIIGLSVDPLSDHEGWSKDIEETQGTALNFPLLADADRRVSNLYGMIHPNADNTLTVRSVFIIDSNKKIRLTLTYPASTGRNFDEIMRVIDSLQLTDKHKLATPVNWTHGQDCIIVPAVSNEEATKLFPAGFTEIKPYLRTTPQPTH; this comes from the coding sequence ATGGCGCTTCAACTTGGCGACACGGCACCGGATTTTACACAAGACTCAACAGAAGGCTCAATTAGCTTTCATGACTGGATTGGGGATGGATGGTGCGTACTCTTTTCACATCCAGCAGATTACACCCCTGTGTGCACAACAGAGCTCGGGGCCGCCGCATCACTTAAGGGTGATTTCGAAAAACGGAACGTCAAGATTATTGGCTTGAGTGTCGACCCCCTTTCTGATCACGAAGGATGGTCAAAGGATATTGAAGAAACGCAAGGCACCGCTCTGAACTTCCCATTACTCGCGGATGCTGATCGTCGTGTTTCCAATCTCTATGGGATGATCCACCCAAACGCAGACAACACATTGACTGTTCGTAGTGTCTTTATCATTGATTCAAATAAGAAGATCAGACTCACATTGACCTACCCAGCGAGTACTGGTCGTAATTTCGATGAGATTATGCGGGTCATTGATTCTCTCCAGCTGACTGATAAGCACAAGCTCGCGACACCTGTCAATTGGACGCACGGACAAGACTGCATCATTGTGCCCGCTGTTTCAAACGAAGAAGCTACGAAGCTCTTCCCGGCTGGATTCACTGAAATCAAACCATATCTACGCACAACACCACAACCAACACACTAA
- a CDS encoding methyltransferase domain-containing protein has product MALPAEPGSQLASLSPAQIQGAVFYRYGQVALEPGNKHGFPVGRAFAEEVKYDPHVLDALPPACSASFSGAGNPQAAVNLAPDQRLLDIGCGAGLDLCLYAQRFGQPARLQGLDGSKEMAQRARENLTAAGFPEVEILNRRAEETELPEKSIDLISANGIFNLSPDEDAVMSEMARILKPSGQLVFAEIVLTSPLEEQVRRSVDDWFRCIGGALMTEDLESKLSRHGFVDISFIELARNARTGHPNSSCAVVSAQRSAE; this is encoded by the coding sequence ATGGCACTTCCAGCTGAGCCAGGGTCACAACTTGCCTCGTTATCACCAGCACAGATTCAAGGGGCTGTCTTCTATCGTTATGGCCAAGTAGCCCTCGAGCCCGGCAACAAACATGGATTCCCGGTGGGCCGTGCTTTTGCTGAGGAAGTAAAGTACGACCCGCATGTGCTCGATGCACTACCGCCAGCATGCAGTGCTTCCTTCTCCGGCGCGGGTAATCCGCAGGCTGCGGTCAATCTTGCACCAGATCAGCGATTACTAGACATCGGATGCGGCGCTGGACTTGATCTTTGCCTCTACGCCCAGCGGTTTGGACAACCAGCCCGCCTACAAGGGCTGGATGGGTCTAAAGAGATGGCGCAGCGGGCACGCGAAAATCTCACTGCAGCTGGGTTCCCAGAAGTCGAGATACTCAACCGTCGTGCAGAAGAAACAGAACTTCCTGAAAAAAGCATTGACTTGATTAGTGCCAATGGCATTTTCAACCTTTCTCCTGATGAAGATGCTGTCATGAGCGAAATGGCCCGAATCTTGAAGCCGAGTGGCCAATTGGTTTTTGCCGAAATTGTGTTGACTTCCCCATTAGAAGAACAAGTGCGGCGTAGTGTCGACGACTGGTTTCGCTGCATTGGTGGCGCACTTATGACAGAAGACCTTGAATCGAAACTCAGTCGACATGGGTTCGTTGACATCAGCTTCATAGAGCTCGCTCGAAATGCTCGTACGGGGCACCCGAACTCAAGCTGCGCTGTGGTCAGTGCTCAACGCAGTGCCGAATAA
- a CDS encoding sulfatase, whose product MATTRANLQTQMLYIMLFVSCAISMIDVALSADQQNKEQPNVVFFLVDDMGWQDTSVPFHSETTPLNKRYRTPNMERLANQGTLYTDAYASCPVCTPTRVSIMTGQHPARLGITNWTLYPDRDSSAGHDRLRSPTWHTEGLQPDAVTLAELLQADGYRTIHAGKAHWGALNTPGADPLNHGFDINIGGHAAGAPGSYYGTDNFSDEVRRGKPKGKSPWPVPGLEAYHGQDIYLTDVLTTEAISAIDGAITEEQPFFLHLAHYAVHTPIMADPNFTNKDTNLPEREIAYASMVEGVDDSLGRIMDALEDRGIANNTIIIFTSDNGGLSGRAGAPKDHNAPLRHGKGFAYEGGVRIPQIISVPGHAPSRTDYVTVSHDLFPTVLQLTGTNIPIASADQMDGHSIVDSLNGKKELDTYRVFGWHYPHQWTTPGPGLQAFTSIRVGNEKLIYFYADDRFELYDLTTDLSEQDDLAASQPERVNQLAQVMQHWMRQTGADTPINKTTNEPLALPGTTKVSSQSPRSD is encoded by the coding sequence ATGGCAACAACGAGAGCAAACCTTCAAACACAAATGCTCTACATAATGTTGTTTGTGTCGTGCGCTATCAGCATGATCGACGTTGCTCTATCTGCTGATCAGCAAAACAAAGAACAACCAAATGTTGTCTTTTTTTTAGTTGATGACATGGGATGGCAAGACACATCAGTGCCTTTTCACTCCGAAACAACACCACTTAATAAGAGATATCGCACACCAAACATGGAGCGGCTTGCGAATCAAGGCACTCTTTATACCGATGCATACGCGTCGTGTCCGGTTTGCACACCAACCCGCGTCAGTATTATGACTGGCCAACATCCCGCTCGTCTCGGCATTACCAACTGGACGCTCTATCCCGATCGTGATTCATCTGCCGGGCATGATCGTTTGCGATCACCGACGTGGCACACTGAAGGGCTACAGCCAGATGCTGTTACCCTTGCTGAATTACTTCAGGCTGATGGCTATCGCACGATTCATGCTGGCAAGGCTCACTGGGGGGCGCTCAATACACCTGGTGCTGATCCATTAAATCATGGGTTTGATATCAACATTGGTGGGCATGCTGCTGGTGCGCCAGGAAGTTACTACGGAACAGATAACTTCTCTGATGAAGTACGCCGTGGAAAACCCAAAGGAAAATCACCTTGGCCAGTACCTGGCCTCGAGGCCTATCACGGACAGGACATTTACTTAACAGATGTGCTGACCACTGAAGCAATAAGCGCTATCGATGGTGCAATCACTGAAGAGCAACCGTTCTTCTTACACCTGGCTCACTATGCAGTTCATACGCCAATTATGGCGGATCCTAACTTTACAAATAAGGACACTAATCTTCCGGAACGGGAGATCGCATATGCATCAATGGTTGAAGGGGTCGACGATAGCCTCGGACGCATTATGGATGCTCTGGAAGATCGTGGCATTGCCAACAATACGATTATCATCTTTACCTCTGATAATGGTGGACTGAGTGGCCGCGCTGGCGCGCCGAAGGACCACAATGCACCACTTCGTCATGGAAAGGGATTCGCATATGAAGGTGGTGTTCGAATTCCCCAAATCATCTCAGTGCCTGGCCATGCTCCGAGCCGAACAGATTATGTCACCGTGTCACATGATCTATTCCCAACAGTCTTACAGCTCACCGGCACAAACATACCCATTGCCTCCGCAGATCAGATGGATGGCCACAGTATTGTTGATTCACTTAATGGCAAGAAGGAGTTGGATACATACCGTGTCTTCGGTTGGCATTACCCGCATCAATGGACAACACCTGGACCCGGCCTACAAGCATTTACTTCCATTCGAGTGGGCAACGAAAAACTCATCTACTTCTATGCTGATGACCGTTTCGAGCTTTACGACCTGACCACCGATCTATCCGAGCAAGACGACCTGGCTGCATCCCAACCAGAACGCGTCAATCAGCTTGCACAAGTGATGCAACATTGGATGCGCCAGACTGGCGCTGACACTCCTATCAACAAAACAACCAATGAACCCCTTGCTTTACCTGGCACAACAAAAGTTTCTAGTCAATCCCCTCGTTCTGACTAG
- a CDS encoding carboxymuconolactone decarboxylase family protein, translating into MEALFKLPTDDQLSEMALSRLHELPALNYYRMTAIVDKPFIPMTDLIRAVVSDINMESRFREIATLRYAHVSQCAYMWHSHALLARNNGVTEKEIDAITADPTVNGLDADGNIICQAVDELYADRMISEETRRKLKAKHTDGFLAELVMCIGLYAMVAMIIGGMGVQKEDDEPLANATKPV; encoded by the coding sequence ATGGAAGCTCTGTTTAAGTTACCTACAGATGATCAATTAAGTGAAATGGCCCTGTCACGCCTGCATGAGCTACCGGCTCTAAACTACTATCGCATGACTGCTATTGTCGACAAGCCGTTTATTCCAATGACGGATCTTATTCGAGCTGTCGTCAGTGACATCAATATGGAGTCCCGCTTTCGCGAAATTGCCACACTTCGATACGCGCATGTTTCCCAGTGTGCCTACATGTGGCACTCACATGCACTCCTCGCCCGTAACAATGGCGTTACAGAAAAAGAAATTGATGCTATTACTGCTGATCCAACTGTCAATGGACTAGACGCCGATGGAAATATAATCTGCCAGGCAGTTGACGAGCTTTATGCTGATCGCATGATCTCAGAAGAAACACGTCGCAAGCTCAAAGCCAAACACACAGACGGATTCCTCGCCGAGTTAGTGATGTGCATCGGCCTCTATGCCATGGTGGCAATGATCATCGGTGGCATGGGTGTGCAAAAAGAAGACGACGAACCACTAGCGAATGCCACAAAACCTGTCTAG